In Antricoccus suffuscus, the genomic stretch GCAGTGGATCGCGCTCGGCCTGGCCACCATCGCCCTGGTCTATCTGGCATTTGACTACGGCCGGCCGCCGTGGCTGGCGCTCGGTATCGGTGTGACCTTCTCGTCGTACTCGTTGCTGAAGAAGATCACCCCCACCGCGCCGCTGCCTGGACTGCTGACCGAGACGATCGTGCTGTTGCCCGTGGCGCTCCTGGTCATCGCGTTTCTCGGCGTACGCGGGCAGACCGAGTTCGGCCACCACGGACTCGCCAATACGCTCCTGGTCCTGACCGTGGGTCTGGTTACCGTGCTGCCGCTCGTGCTGTTTGCGGTGTCGGCGCAGATTGTCCCGCTGAGCACGGTCGGGATCTTGCAGTACATCACCCCGACGCTGCAACTGATCACCGGAATCTTCATCTTTCGTGAGCCGATGCCGATGGCGCGGCTCATTGGGTTCGGCCTCGTCTGGGTTGCGCTGATCCTTTACACGTATGACGCGCTCCGAAAGATGAGTCGCTCGCGCCGTACTCGTGTGACTAGTGAGGCCAGTGTTACGGATGAGATGAGTGTGGGTGTGACCGAGCCGATTTAGCCTGTGAATCTTGGATTATTGGGCGTTTTTGACCCCGGGTATCCGCAATCGACGCACAACCCCATGGCAGAATAACGGAGTCGAATGACAAAGATGTAGTTTGCCCGTTGGCGCGCATTAACGGCGCCCTGCGCGTCACCAACAGCACGAGGTTCAGGAGTCTCATGGAAAGCTCGCACGCCGCCGATGCCCATCTCAGTGATGACGCCGAGGTCGACGGACTGAGCCGCCGCGACCGGGACATCCTCGCCTTCGAGCGCCAGTGGTGGAAGTACGCCGGCGCCAAGGAGCAGGCAATTAAAGACCTGTTCGACATGTCGGGGACCCGTTACTACCAGGTGCTTAACGCCCTTATCGACAACCAGGCGGCACTCGCGGCCGACCCCATGCTGGTCAAACGGCTGCGTCGGCAGCGCTCCAGTAGGCAGCGCGCACGCTCGGCCCGTCGACTGGGGATCGAACCACAGTAGGATTGCCGGATGCTCTCGCCAGTACAAGTACGCCGTAGACGGATCATTGGTGCAGTTGCATCCCTAGTGGGCGTACTACTCGTCGTACTGGCGATCATGGGCATGACCGGTCAGCTCGGCGCAGGCGGGAAGACGACCGCGGCCAACCCCAATCTTGGCACCACGAGCGGGTCGCAAACCTCCGGAGCGTCCAACTCCGCCAGCCAGTCCGCCAGCTCCGACAGTGCCTCGCCGAGTAGCGGCGCGGCAGGCGATTCATCGGCGAACAAACCCGACCTCAAGGCGCCGCTCACCGTGCTCAACGGCGGCGGCACGGCAGGCCTCGCCGGCCGCGCTCGCGACGCGTTCGCCGCGAAGGGCTGGGAAGTGTCCGAGGTCGGCAACTACACCGGCAAGAAACTGCCCGGTTCCACCATCTACTATCCGGCCGACAACCCGGACGCGAAACAGGCGGCCACGAACCTACAGTCGCAGTTCCCTAAGCTGACTGGCCTCGAGCAGTCGCCGGCCGACCTCAAGTTCAGTGGCGTCGTGGTCATCCTGACCGGCGACTGGGATCCCAAGAACGGCTGACCCGCGTCCGGGACTTCGTACCCTCACCGGGCGTCAATTCACCGACGGAGGACGATCACCTCGTGTGCGACGTACGACGCGCGACCAGCGCCGGCGGCGTACCGCTGACCGTGTGCGCACCGTCGCACGCTGTACGGCGGGGAGTCGTCGTACTGCATGAGATCTGGGGCGTCACGCCGAGCATCGGCGCCGTCACCAGACGCCTCGCCGGCGCCGGTTATGCCGTCGCCGCTCCACACCTCTATCACCGCCAGGACAGCCCGATCCCGGCGCGCGAAAGAGTCAACGATGCGTTGCGATTGCGCCGTACCCTCACCGCGTCCGGAATCGACAGTGACGTCCGCGGCGCGATCGACTATCTCGCCGCAGCGGGCGCGACCAAGGTCGGCGTCCTCGGATTCTCGATGGGCGGGACAATCGCGCTATGGGCGGCCGCGCATGCGCCGATCGATGCGGCAGTGAGCATGTACGGCGGAGGCATCGCGCGGACACGGTGGCGCGGCATCGATTCTGGAACTGCGCTCGCCGCTGACCTCCGAGTGCCGTGGCTGGGACTGTACGGCGATGGCGACTCGACGATTCCGGTCGCGCAAGTTGAGCGACTACGGACCGCGCTGAGTGAATCAAGCGTTGACGCTCAGGTCGTTCGCTATCCGGGCGTAGGGCATGGGTTCGTGCTCGATCCGCTCGCCACCGACTGTGTTCCTGCCGAAGCTGAGGACGCGTGGCGTCGTACCGTCGAATTCTTCGGCAGCCACTTGGGCTGACGCGAACTCGGCGTCGGTCCATACGAATTTCGCGGGCGGTGGGGGCTAGGAGCCGGTCGTGCTTCGCCGTTCGACGTTCGTCTTAATGTTGCCCAGGGAGATGGTCGCCTCCTCGTCGATGCGCTCGATCATCTGCTCCGTCGGAGGTTTGGGCCGTGACGGGTTTTGGATCGTGCGGGTGTACGCCGTCCGTCCGTCGGTCTCGGCGAACGTGTATTCGGCAACGATCGGGCCGATGAAGTCGGTGTTGGTGCGTGCGACCCAGCGTCGAGGCCGGTCGCAGACCTCGACGACCCAGTCCAGCTGGACCTCGCCCTTACTCGTGTGCCACTTCTCGTGAAATGTCTCGTCCGCGACGAGCGGTCGATCCTCACTGTCGATGTGGTGCGAGGCGGCGATCCACTCCGGCCACGACTGCGGGTTGCTGACATAGTCGAAGACGGCGCCCGCGGGCGCATCGATCTCGATGCTGTGACTGCGTTCAAATGCCGAGGTCACGACTGCTCACGCTCCTTTGCGAAGTTTTCCAGCCACTCGACCTGTTCGGAGTTGAGTGATGGACGGATGTTGTTGCGGGCTCGATCGAAGTCCGCCTTGGTCACCCGCGGCGCGTCGAGGTCGCGGCGCATCGCGACCAGCGCCGCCTCGCGCACGAGCGCGGCGCAGTCGGCGCTCGAATAGTGCTCGAGCTCCTTTGCGATGGCCGTGAGGTTGACGCCGCGAGTGATCGGCGTGTTGCGGGCCGAGGCCTTGAGGATCGCTGCTCGCGCGTCGGCGTCCGGCGGCGGCACATAGATCATCCGGTCGAGCCGGCCCGGACGCAACAGCGCGGGATCGATCAGGTCAGGCCGGTTGGTGGCACCGATGACGACGACGTTTTTCAGTGCCTCCACACCGTCGAGCTCGGTGAGTAGGGAGGCGACGACGCGGTCCGTCGTACCGCCATCGGTGCCTTGACCGCGCGGCGGAGCGAGCGCGTCGACCTCGTCCATGAAGATCAGCGTCGGTGACGCTTGGCGGGCTCGCCGGAACAGCTCACGTACGGCGCGTTCACTTTCGCCGACCCACTTGTTGAGTAGCTCCGCACCCTTGACGCTCATCACGTTGGTCTGCCCGGATCCGGCGATCGCCTTGACGAGGAATGTCTTCCCGCAGCCGGGCGGTCCATAGAGCAGTACGCCGCGCGGAGGGCTGATCCCGAGCCGCTCGAAGGTCTCGGGATACTGCAGCGGCCACAGCACCGCTTCGGTGAGAGCTTCCTTCGTCTCGACCATGTCGCCGACGTCGTCGAGGGTCACGCGCGCGACTTCCAGTGACGACTCGGCCATCGCGGTCGGCCGCACGACCTCCAGCGCGCCGATCAGGTCGGTCTGGTCGATCGTCGGATTGTCCGACTCGCGCTGCCGAAGGGCGGCACGCACGGACGCCTCGCGCCGCAACGCGATCAGGTCCGCGATGACAAACCCCGGCGTACGGGCCGCTATCTCGTCAAGGTGTACGCCGCCGGCCAGTGGCACCGGGCGCATCACGGCCTCGAGGATGTCTTTGCGACCGTTCTTGTCCGGCAGCGGCACGGACAGCTGATGATCGAGTACGCCGGGGCGCAGTAGCTCGGTGGAGACCTCTTCGGGGCGGGCCGTCGTGCAGACGACGGCGACCTTGCTGGCGCCGATGGTGTGAGCGAGCAGGTCGATGAAGATCCGTGAGAGTGGCTCCGGTTCGTCGCGTGGAGCGAGCGCCTCGACGTCCCGGATCAGCAGCATCGTGGGGGACTTGTCGGTGGCGTCCTTGATCGCGCTGCGCAGGGCATCGGCGGCCGCGGCGGCCTCGACGGCGGCGACCGCGGGCGCGGACAGGTCGACCACGCCGGCGCCGACGGACGCGGCGACCGATTGCGCCAGGGTGCTTTTGCCGACCCCGGGTGGCCCGCTGATTAGTACGCCGAGCTGCGCCGTGCTGCCGAGTCGATCGAGCACCTCGGTGTGATGGAAGCCGAGGTCCAGCCACTCGTAGAGCGAGTGGGACTGTTCCTTTACTCCGGGCAGGTCGGCAATAGTCGGTATGGCCGTCGCGACGGTCCCGGTGTCGGCGTCATCGGCGACTGTATCGCGCTTGTCCACGTCACTCTGTTCGGCGGTTTGGGCCGGTTTGGCTGCCGGCTTTGCCTTTGTCGCCGACCCGGTTGCGGCCGCACCTGACTTCGTGTCAGAGGCCGCGGGCTTTTCCGCGACGACTGCCGGACCCGCGGACGGAGCAGGTGTCGTCGCAGGCAGTGGTACCGCTGCAGGCGGGGACGGGAGAGGTGAAGACGGTGGCGGCGATGGCGCTGCGGTCACGGTGTATAGCGGGTTGGGCTGCGGCGTCACTTGGCGCACGGACGAATGGTTCGTCGATGCCCGGCTAGGCTTCTCTGGCGCCCAGCCCGGTGCGCTGCCACCC encodes the following:
- the rarD gene encoding EamA family transporter RarD is translated as MSNARKGLLAGIAAYSVWGLFALYWRWLGDIGAFELIAHRIVWSFVTIGIIILALRRWAEVKAALRKPKTALILTAASLAIGINWTIFVWGVNAGHTIEVSLGTFTTPLVSVAFGVIIFKERLGVLQWIALGLATIALVYLAFDYGRPPWLALGIGVTFSSYSLLKKITPTAPLPGLLTETIVLLPVALLVIAFLGVRGQTEFGHHGLANTLLVLTVGLVTVLPLVLFAVSAQIVPLSTVGILQYITPTLQLITGIFIFREPMPMARLIGFGLVWVALILYTYDALRKMSRSRRTRVTSEASVTDEMSVGVTEPI
- a CDS encoding DUF3263 domain-containing protein, which encodes MESSHAADAHLSDDAEVDGLSRRDRDILAFERQWWKYAGAKEQAIKDLFDMSGTRYYQVLNALIDNQAALAADPMLVKRLRRQRSSRQRARSARRLGIEPQ
- a CDS encoding LytR C-terminal domain-containing protein; amino-acid sequence: MLSPVQVRRRRIIGAVASLVGVLLVVLAIMGMTGQLGAGGKTTAANPNLGTTSGSQTSGASNSASQSASSDSASPSSGAAGDSSANKPDLKAPLTVLNGGGTAGLAGRARDAFAAKGWEVSEVGNYTGKKLPGSTIYYPADNPDAKQAATNLQSQFPKLTGLEQSPADLKFSGVVVILTGDWDPKNG
- a CDS encoding dienelactone hydrolase family protein, which produces MCDVRRATSAGGVPLTVCAPSHAVRRGVVVLHEIWGVTPSIGAVTRRLAGAGYAVAAPHLYHRQDSPIPARERVNDALRLRRTLTASGIDSDVRGAIDYLAAAGATKVGVLGFSMGGTIALWAAAHAPIDAAVSMYGGGIARTRWRGIDSGTALAADLRVPWLGLYGDGDSTIPVAQVERLRTALSESSVDAQVVRYPGVGHGFVLDPLATDCVPAEAEDAWRRTVEFFGSHLG
- a CDS encoding SRPBCC family protein; the encoded protein is MTSAFERSHSIEIDAPAGAVFDYVSNPQSWPEWIAASHHIDSEDRPLVADETFHEKWHTSKGEVQLDWVVEVCDRPRRWVARTNTDFIGPIVAEYTFAETDGRTAYTRTIQNPSRPKPPTEQMIERIDEEATISLGNIKTNVERRSTTGS
- a CDS encoding AAA family ATPase codes for the protein MSETGLTLTARLTAAVLDARRGVVRMHQDVLAALDLAPWDPVLLGGRRTTGAIVADGGNDVPPGILLADDLTLGNIGIADGTAVQVAKIDLTEARTVEVAGDANISRIVSPDMLRRALLGKMVATGDNISLLPQENSLGGLVDQSDLDSTRRQLRALMGMQWTTTLLTVTSVDAAGPALVTAGTTVSWRGGGSAPGWAPEKPSRASTNHSSVRQVTPQPNPLYTVTAAPSPPPSSPLPSPPAAVPLPATTPAPSAGPAVVAEKPAASDTKSGAAATGSATKAKPAAKPAQTAEQSDVDKRDTVADDADTGTVATAIPTIADLPGVKEQSHSLYEWLDLGFHHTEVLDRLGSTAQLGVLISGPPGVGKSTLAQSVAASVGAGVVDLSAPAVAAVEAAAAADALRSAIKDATDKSPTMLLIRDVEALAPRDEPEPLSRIFIDLLAHTIGASKVAVVCTTARPEEVSTELLRPGVLDHQLSVPLPDKNGRKDILEAVMRPVPLAGGVHLDEIAARTPGFVIADLIALRREASVRAALRQRESDNPTIDQTDLIGALEVVRPTAMAESSLEVARVTLDDVGDMVETKEALTEAVLWPLQYPETFERLGISPPRGVLLYGPPGCGKTFLVKAIAGSGQTNVMSVKGAELLNKWVGESERAVRELFRRARQASPTLIFMDEVDALAPPRGQGTDGGTTDRVVASLLTELDGVEALKNVVVIGATNRPDLIDPALLRPGRLDRMIYVPPPDADARAAILKASARNTPITRGVNLTAIAKELEHYSSADCAALVREAALVAMRRDLDAPRVTKADFDRARNNIRPSLNSEQVEWLENFAKEREQS